One Malania oleifera isolate guangnan ecotype guangnan chromosome 9, ASM2987363v1, whole genome shotgun sequence DNA segment encodes these proteins:
- the LOC131163797 gene encoding protein DETOXIFICATION 49-like, producing the protein MFPFSSPAEPGEPHSHITAPLIPKTPTENRHDHPQRLNQEQSQSPRKTPAQEDHCHGRQHHRDENPEQNQNLRSYRERENSNKTHLSVAITEAGRIANIALPMVLTGLLLFSRSLISMLFLGRLGNLPLAGGSLAIGFANITGYSILSGLAMGMEPICGQAFGAKKFKLLGVTLQRTVFLLLLTSIPIGFLWLNMQRILLFCGQDSDIAAEAQSYILFSLPDLLVQSFLHPLRIYLRTQSITMPLTYCAILAIFLHFPINYLLVSVLNLGTKGVALSGVWTNFNLVLSLLLYILLSGVYRKTWCGTIPLQSLKRCKSLVNLAVPTCVSVCLEWWWYEIMILLCGLLVNPTATVASMGILIQTTSLIYIFPSSLSFSVSTRVGNELGANRPARAKLAAIVGLSFSFALGIAALFFALTVRKTWATMFTTDADILALTATVLPIIGLCELGNCPQTTGCGALRGTARPKMGANINLWCFYLVGMPVATWLGFFAGYDFKGLWLGLLAAQASCAVAMLVVLCRTDWEEQSQRAKDLTESVLGIEDDDKEETNHSSESSLDDDEKLGQSNV; encoded by the coding sequence ATGTTCCCATTCTCCTCCCCCGCCGAACCAGGAGAACCCCACTCGCACATCACTGCTCCTTTGATCCCCAAAACACCAACAGAGAATCGCCATGATCATCCTCAACGTCTAAACCAAGAACAGAGCCAAAGCCCTCGCAAAACTCCAGCACAGGAGGATCACTGCCATGGTCGTCAGCACCATCGCGATGAAAACCCAGAACAGAACCAAAACCTGCGGAGTTATAGAGAACGCGAAAACTCCAACAAAACCCATCTCTCTGTCGCCATTACAGAAGCAGGGCGCATTGCAAACATTGCTCTGCCCATGGTCCTCACGGGCCTCCTCCTCTTCTCTCGCTCTTTGATTTCGATGCTCTTCCTCGGCCGCCTTGGCAACCTACCTTTGGCCGGCGGATCCCTAGCCATCGGCTTCGCCAACATCACCGGCTACTCGATTCTCTCCGGACTCGCCATGGGAATGGAACCCATTTGCGGCCAGGCCTTCGGCGCTAAGAAATTCAAGCTCCTCGGCGTCACGCTGCAAAGAACTGTCTTTTTGCTCCTGCTGACCTCAATTCCAATTGGCTTCCTCTGGCTCAACATGCAGAGGATCCTGCTTTTCTGTGGCCAAGACAGCGACATCGCCGCCGAAGCTCAATCCTACATTCTGTTCTCCCTCCCCGATCTCCTCGTCCAATCCTTTCTCCATCCCCTGCGAATCTACCTCAGGACTCAGTCGATAACGATGCCTCTCACTTACTGTGCAATCCTTGCCATTTTTCTCCACTTTCCCATTAATTATCTCCTAGTTTCAGTCCTCAATTTGGGAACAAAAGGTGTCGCGCTATCTGGAGTTTGGACCAATTTCAACCTCGTGCTGTCTCTGcttctctacattctcctctccggCGTCTACAGGAAAACCTGGTGCGGAACAATTCCTTTACAGAGTCTGAAGCGCTGCAAATCCCTGGTCAATTTGGCCGTTCCGACCTGCGTTTCCGTGTGTCTAGAGTGGTGGTGGTACGAAATCATGATCTTATTGTGCGGATTGCTAGTGAACCCCACCGCCACAGTCGCTTCAATGGGTATTTTAATTCAAACCACGTCGCTGATCTACATTTTCCCGTCTTCTCTGAGCTTCAGTGTGTCGACCCGCGTAGGAAACGAACTCGGAGCCAACCGGCCGGCGAGAGCGAAACTCGCCGCCATCGTCGGGCTCTCTTTCAGCTTCGCCCTCGGAATCGCTGCCCTTTTCTTCGCCCTGACGGTGAGGAAAACTTGGGCGACGATGTTCACGACCGACGCCGACATCTTGGCGTTAACGGCGACAGTTCTGCCCATAATCGGGCTGTGCGAGCTCGGAAATTGCCCGCAAACGACGGGATGTGGCGCTCTGAGGGGAACCGCGAGGCCCAAAATGGGAGCGAACATAAACCTTTGGTGTTTCTATCTGGTGGGAATGCCGGTGGCGACTTGGTTAGGGTTCTTCGCTGGGTACGATTTTAAGGGGCTGTGGTTGGGCCTGCTGGCGGCGCAAGCGTCGTGTGCGGTGGCGATGCTTGTGGTTCTATGTCGAACAGATTGGGAAGAGCAATCTCAGAGAGCGAAAGACCTCACCGAAAGCGTTTTAGGGATTGAAGATGATGATAAAGAAGAAACCAACCATTCGTCGGAGAGTTCGTTAGATGATGATGAAAAGCTTGGTCAGTCCAACGTttaa
- the LOC131163520 gene encoding uncharacterized protein LOC131163520 — translation MMKEGKNKPYHGEASLRSSELPFNKEIMEAPLPSRFKMPTFDRYEGLSDPIDHLNNFKMLMQLQGALKAIMCRAFATTLKGTSRDWYRTLRPGSIGSFSDMEQLFTGHFLSSWRVAKTIGHLMSMAQGEQETFKDFIHRFNTATLEIRNLDMGVALAALTTALQLGSFLYSLGKKSPVDMGELMVRAQKYINLEEMMDTRGSRLERKRKNSSRETGDPFRSAKRHKTSALHPGQKMRGQHNKFSIYTPLNVPRLELLMQIKKKDYISWPELMRTPLHKRNMSKKKIHKGNHSSREGIVQKRRESRSLGKLR, via the exons atgatgaaagagggcaagAACAAACCCTACCACGGGGAAGCATCCCTAAGGTCTTCGGAGCTGCCATTCAATAAAGAAATTATGGAGGCTCCATTgccaagtagattcaagatgcccacttTTGACAGGTACGAGGGTTTATCTGACCCAATTGATCAcctaaataattttaaaatgttgatgcaattgcaaggaGCTCTAAAAGCAATTATGTGTCGAGCTTTTGCGACTACCCTTAAGGGTACTTCCAGAGATTGGTACCGCACATTGCGACCCGGATCCATCGGCTCCTTCTCAGACATGGAACAACTCTTCACTGGCCACTTCCTTAGCAGTTGGAGAGTTGCTAAAACAATTGGCCATCTCATGAGCATGGCGCAAGGAGAGCAGGAAACTTTTAAAGATTTTATACATCGCTTCAACACGGCAACCCTAGAGATCCGCAACTTAGACATGGGGGTGGCATTAGCAGCCCTGACGACGGCTCTCCAGCTTGGAAGCTTCTTATACTCATTGGGGAAAAAGTCGCCGGTAGACATGGGGGAGCTGATGGTCCGAGCACAGAAGTACATCAAtttggaggagatgatggatacgagAGGAAGTCGCCTAGAGCGGAAAAGGAAAAACAGTAGCAGAGAAACAGGGGATCCCTTTAGATCCGCAAAAAGACACAAGACTAGTGCGTTGCACCCGGGTCAAAAGATGAgaggacagcacaacaagttctccaTTTACACACCCCTGAATGTACCGCGCTTAGAGTTACTGATGCAGATCAAAAAGAAGGACTACATCTCGTGGCCTGAACTTATGCGAACGCCTTTACataagcggaacatgtccaa aaagaaaatccacaaagggaaccACTCGAGCAGAGAAGGCATTGTGCAAAAGAGAAGGGAGAGCAGGTCATTagggaaattgcggtga
- the LOC131163521 gene encoding uncharacterized protein LOC131163521, producing the protein MEKGETNSKRNRRDDIITFDNGDEEGVQQPHDDALVLSLLMANYMVRRILIDNGSSTNIMFRLVLVGMKIGKERLKPVSTPLVGFGRDTVHPLGTITLPVTIGTTPQQVTMLTEFLVVDRPSVYNVILGHPFLNAVRAVTSTYHLKVKFLTPQGIGFAKGDQAAAQSCYVMALKEKMEAREALTVEDLEVRGEYPQISTVHEDIKHIPLKGHKERSIQIGNHLLDTLKAELTELLDEFADLFAWSAADMPGIDPAVIEHRLQVNPDHRPMKQKKRSFAMERIKIIDEEVTKLLQANFI; encoded by the coding sequence ATGGAGAAGGGGGAAACCAATAGCAAACGAAACAGAAGAGATGACATCATAACCTTTGACAACGGAGACGAAGAAGGGGTGCAGCAACCACATGATGACGCACTAGTGCTCTCCCTACTCATGGCCAATTACATGGTCAGACGCATACTAATAGACAATGGGAGCTCGACCAACATTATGTTCAGGTTGGTCCTGGTTGGAATGAAGATCGGCAAGGAACGACTAAAGCCCGTCTCGACCCCCTTGGTAGGATTTGGGAGAGACACTGTTCACCCCTTGGGTACAATCACGTTACCCGTGACAATAGGGACGACCCCGCAGCAGGTAACGATGTTGACAGAATTCCTGGTGGTTGACCGACCTTCGGtatacaatgtcatcttgggtcaCCCTTTCCTTAATGCAGTTCGGGCGGTGACATCAACGTACCACCTCAAAGTCAAATTCCTTACACCACAAGGGATAGGATTTGCCAAGGGAGATCAGGCAGCTGCTCAgagttgctatgtaatggccttgAAAGAGAAGATGGAGGCTAGAGAAGCTTTAACGGTGGAAGATCTAGAAGTAAgaggagagtatccccagatTAGTACAGTACATGAAGATATCAAGCACATACCCCTGAAGGGCCATAAAGAGAGAAGTATACAGATCGGGAATCACTTGCTCGACACTTTGAAAGCGGAGCTGACGGAACTCTTGGATGAATTCGCTGATTTGTTCGCGTGGTCGGCCGCGGACATGCCTGGCATTGATCCTGCTGTGATAGAGCACAGGTTGCAGGTCAACCCCGACCACCGACCTATGAAACagaaaaaaaggagcttcgcgatGGAGCGGATCAAAATAATCGACGAGGAAGTGACAAAACTGCTGCAGGCCAACTTCATCTGA